A region of Zeugodacus cucurbitae isolate PBARC_wt_2022May chromosome 5, idZeuCucr1.2, whole genome shotgun sequence DNA encodes the following proteins:
- the LOC105219121 gene encoding LOW QUALITY PROTEIN: isoleucine--tRNA ligase, cytoplasmic (The sequence of the model RefSeq protein was modified relative to this genomic sequence to represent the inferred CDS: inserted 1 base in 1 codon) — MLNDTADAAMELRSDDIYRVPETMHFPTEELNILEIWRREKTFERCIQLSKNRPRYTFYDGPPFATGLPHYGHILAGTIKDIVTRYAYQQGHHVERRFGWDCHGLPVEFEIDKLLNIRGPEDVQQMGIAAYNAECRKIVMRYANEWEAVVTRMGRWIDFRNDYKTLYPWYMESIWWVFKQLYDKGLVYEGVKVMPYSTACTTALSNFESGLNYKEVVDHCVVVAFEAVNMVNTYFLIWTTTPWTLPSNYACTVNPNLIYVKVLDKKSNRFYILSQTRLNFVYKNENDYEIIEIFNGSSLANESYRPPFAYFAKSGAAVKAFRILVDDYVTDDTGTGIVHNAPYFGEDDYRVCLNAGIIKKASKPICPLDEVGRFTAEITDFAGLYIKDADKLIIAKLKKLDILVSVGQVKHSYPYCWRSDTPLIYKAVPSWFVRVEHMSQNLRECSAQTYWVPEGVRDGRFGNWLKEARDWAISRNRYWGTPIPIWRSPSGDEVICIGSIEQLAALSGKHIKDLHRETVDEIEIPSAIPGHPPLQRISAVFDCWFESGSMPFAQQHFPFENVTNFMSNFPADFIAEGIDQTRGWFYTLLVISTALFNKAPYKNIIANGLVLAADGQKMSKRKKNYPDPMDVLRKYGADALRLYLINSPVVRAENLRFKEEGVRDIIKDVLLPLYNSYRFLRQNIARYEKEDLCGSARYLFDKERHARALKETTLLDVWIVSTKESLIDFFAKEMKQYHLYTVVPRLTKFIDQLTNWYIRLNRRHLRGEHGAADCLQSLDTLYSVLFELIHLLAPFTPFLSEYIYLRLLPFQAKTSDCRGATSVHHQMLPQPNLELIRLDIEKSMSLLQTIIELGRVMRDRRTVPLKCPLSEIIVIHRDPEVLESVERFSGFILNELNVRNLTLSSDKCKYGVTMRAEPDHKLLGQRLKGDFKTVLNAIKSLKDEEIQAQLTKGYFTIKQHRIELSEVRLIYCVSQGSKTNLEANSENDILVLLDMTTNAELLEEGVAREIINRIQKLKKKAKLIPTDEVVVFYRLNDSKVNESNSGTANDLRTVMKKYKSMITTTIRSALLPYNDEDISKRNFIITEIVTVKDVNLELTICSSQSRTDIPSVHVMLIENLAPRFGGKPITSLHLXTGEIMTLTQLMAEINLNFGLYGVNYNVYWFDETQQQLQMLSASDLNDKLNGKLLVVARKASDVKEKLFLADSVVEIKNEY; from the exons ATGTTAAATGATACCGCAGACGCTGCGATGGAGCTGCGTAGCGATGACATTTACCGCGTGCCGGAGACGATGCACTTCCCCACGGAAGAGCTGAATATACTGGAAATTTGGCGACGAGAGAAAACTTTTGAGCGTTGCATACAGTTATCCAAGAATAGACCAAG aTACACGTTCTACGATGGCCCACCGTTTGCGACGGGTCTACCGCATTATGGCCACATACTGGCCGGCACCATCAAAGATATCGTGACGCGCTACGCCTATCAGCAGGGTCATCATGTGGAGCGTCGCTTCGGCTGGGATTGTCACGGCTTGCCGgttgaatttgaaattgataAACTTTTGAATATACGCGGACCGGAAGATGTGCAGCAGATGGGCATAGCGGCGTACAATGCCGAGTGCCGCAAAATAGTTATGCGCTATGCAAATGAATGGGAGGCCGTGGTGACACGTATGGGTCGTTGGATTGATTTTCGTAATGACTACAAAACACTCTACCCCTGGTATATGGAGTCGATTTGGTGGGTTTTCAAGCAGCTTTACGATAAGGGACTCGTTTATGAGGGTGTTAAGGTGATGCCCTATTCGACTGCGTGCACGACGGCGCTTTCTAATTTCGAATCCGGTTTAAATTACAAGGAGGTAGTGGATCACTGTGTGGTTGTGGCATTTGAAGCGGTTAATATGGTGAAtacatattttctcatttggaCAACTACACCTTGGACTTTGCCGTCCAATTATGCCTGCACCGTGAATCCGAATTTGATTTATGTGAAG GTGCTCGACAAGAAAAGTAATCGTTTTTATATTCTGAGTCAAACACGCTTAAATTTTGTctacaaaaatgaaaacgattatGAAATTATCGAAATATTCAACGGCAGCAGTTTAGCCAATGAATCATATAGGCCACCATTCGCATATTTCGCTAAAAGCGGTGCAGCAGTAAAAGCTTTCCGTATACTAGTCGACGATTATGTAACCGATGATACGGGCACGGGCATCGTGCACAATGCGCCCTACTTCGGTGAAGATGATTATCGTGTGTGTCTAAATGCGGGTATTATAAAGAAAGCCAGTAAGCCGATTTGTCCGCTCGACGAAGTGGGACGTTTCACAGCGGAGATCACTGATTTTGCGGGCTTATATATTAAAGATGCTGATAAATTGATAATTGCGAAACTAAAGAAACTAGATATACTAGTCTCTGTTGGACAAGTGAAGCACAGTTACCCGTATTGCTGGCGTTCAGATACGCCTTTAATCTATAAGGCGGTGCCTTCATGGTTCGTACGCGTCGAGCATATGTCACAGAACTTGCGGGAATGCAGCGCGCAGACTTATTGGGTGCCAGAAGGTGTACGCGATGGCAGATTTGGAAACTGGTTGAAGGAAGCACGCGATTGGGCG ATAAGTCGCAATCGTTACTGGGGCACTCCCATTCCGATCTGGCGTTCACCCAGTGGCGATGAGGTCATTTGCATTGGCAGCATCGAGCAATTGGCTGCATTATCCGGAAAACACATTAAAGATCTGCATCGTGAGACAGTTGATGAAATCGAAATCCCCTCTGCCATACCTGGACATCCGCCATTACAACGCATTAGCGCCGTCTTTGATTGCTGGTTTGAATCTGGTTCAATGCCGTTTGCGCAACAACATTTCCCATTTGAAAATGTTACCAACTTTATGAGCAACTTTCCGGCCGACTTCATTGCCGAGGGCATAGATCAAACACGTGGTTGGTTTTACACGCTTCTAGTTATTTCCACGGCTCTCTTTAATAAAGCGCCGTATAAAAATATCATTGCGAATGGGCTCGTGTTGGCGGCAGATGGCCAGAAAATGTCGAAGCGCAAGAAAAACTATCCGGATCCAATGGATGTGTTGCGTAAATATGGCGCTGATGCCTTACGTTTGTATTTGATAAATTCGCCGGTGGTGCGCGCCGAGAACTTGCGCTTCAAGGAGGAGGGTGTGCGTGACATCATTAAGGATGTGCTGCTGCCATTATACAATTCGTATCGCTTCTTGCGGCAAAATATTGCTCGTTACGAAAAGGAAGATCTATGCGGCTCAGCACGTTACCTCTTTGATAAGGAGCGTCATGCGCGTGCACTGAAAGAAACCACTTTGCTTGATGTTTGGATAGTTTCAACTAAGGAATCGCTTATTGACTTCTTCGCTAAGGAAATGAAGCAGTACCACTTATACACAGTGGTGCCACGCTTGACTAAGTTCATAGATCAGTTAACGAACTG GTACATACGCTTAAACCGTCGCCATCTTCGTGGTGAACATGGTGCCGCCGATTGTCTGCAATCTTTAGACACCCTGTACTCAGTTCTCTTTGAGTTGATTCATCTACTAGCGCCGTTTACGCCATTCCTTTCCGAGTACATTTACTTACGCCTCTTGCCGTTTCAAGCGAAGACATCAGATTGTAGAGGAGCCACTTCAGTACATCATCAAATGTTGCCGCAGCCGAATTTAGAGCTCATCCGTCTAGATATAGAGAAATCGATGTCTTTGTTGCAAACCATTATCGAATTGGGTCGAGTAATGCGTGACCGTCGCACAGTGCCACTAAAATGTCCACTCTCAGAGATTATTGTAATACACAGAGATCCGGAGGTTTTAGAGTCTGTGGAACGGTTTTCCGGCTTCATACTGAACGAACTAAATGTACGCAATCTGACACTCAGCTCGGATAAATGTAAATACGGTGTTACAATGCGCGCGGAACCGGATCATAAG ttaTTGGGTCAACGCCTTAAAGGCGACTTCAAAACTGTGCTGAACGCAATAAAATCACTCAAAGACGAAGAGATACAAGCGCAATTGACCAAGGGCTACTTTACTATTAAACAGCATCGCATCGAGCTCTCGGAAGTGCGTTTAATTTATTGTGTGTCACAGGGTTCGAAAACCAACTTGGAAGCAAATAGTGAAAATGATATACTCGTATTATTGGATATGACAACAAACGCCGAGTTATTGGAAGAAGGCGTGGCACGTGAGATCATCAATCGTATACAAAAGCTAAAGAAGAAAGCGAAATTAATACCCACTGATGAGGTGGTAGTCTTCTATCGATTAAACGATAGTAAAGTAAATGAGTCAAATAGCGGAACTGCTAATGACCTAAGAACCgttatgaaaaaatacaaaagtatgATTACAACAACCATTAGATCGGCGCTTTTGCCATATAATGATGAAGATATATCAAAACGGAACTTTATTATAACGGAAATAGTAACTGTTAAAGACGTCAACTTAGAACTGACCATTTGCTCTTCGCAAAGCCGTACAGACATTCCAAGCGTGCATGTTATGCTTATCGAAAACCTCGCACCGCGTTTTGGTGGAAAACCAATAACAAGTTTGCATT AAACTGGAGAAATTATGACACTAACACAATTGATGGCTGAGATCAATTTGAATTTTGGCTTATATGGCGTGAATTATAACGTGTATTGGTTTGatgaaacacaacaacaactacaaatgctAAGCGCTAGCGATTTGAATGACAAACTAAATGGGAAACTGCTGGTGGTGGCGCGGAAAGCGAGTGATGTGAAGGAGAAGCTTTTTCTAGCAGATAGCgtagtagaaataaaaaatgaatattaa